A window of the Hordeum vulgare subsp. vulgare chromosome 5H, MorexV3_pseudomolecules_assembly, whole genome shotgun sequence genome harbors these coding sequences:
- the LOC123397130 gene encoding polyubiquitin-like: protein MYIYVKNPTGRTIRLKVSASDTLCTVKAKIQDQYRLVFDGVQLEDKLTLEDHGIDHGSMLELQEKMQIFVTEMPADKTMALEVDSHDTIGSVKAKIEYMEGFPKGRQCLIFANKRLHDDNLTLADNNIEKESTLLLLLQPCRPTGDMNMMRIFVMKMSGNKIALDVGRSETIDGVKMKIYEKDGTRPIQYRLLFEGMTLENGYNLEHYGIEEEDILDVMICLCGC from the coding sequence ATGTACATCTACGTCAAGAACCCGACTGGTAGGACGATCCGTCTCAAGGTGAGCGCATCCGACACCCTGTGCACTGTCAAGGCTAAGATCCAGGATCAGTATCGCCTCGTCTTCGACGGGGTGCAGCTAGAGGACAAGCTCACACTGGAAGATCATGGCATCGACCATGGATCCATGCTCGAGCTCCAGGAGAAGATGCAGATATTCGTGACGGAGATGCCGGCTGACAAGACCATGGCCCTTGAGGTTGACAGCCACGACACCATTGGCAGTGTCAAGGCCAAGATCGAGTACATGGAGGGGTTTCCCAAGGGCCGGCAGTGCCTCATCTTCGCCAACAAACGTCTGCACGATGACAACCTCACCTTGGCTGACAACAACATTGAGAAGGAgtccaccctcctcctcctcctccaaccaTGCCGTCCAACAGGTGATATGAATATGATGCGCATCTTCGTGATGAAGATGTCAGGGAACAAAATTGCTCTTGATGTTGGGCGCTCGGAGACCATCGACGGTGTCAAGATGAAGATCTACGAGAAGGATGGCACTCGCCCGATACAGTATCGCCTCCTATTTGAGGGCATGACGCTAGAGAATGGCTACAACCTGGAACACTACGGCATTGAGGAGGAGGATATCCTTGATGTGATGATCTGCCTTTGTGGTTGCTGA